A single genomic interval of Helianthus annuus cultivar XRQ/B chromosome 6, HanXRQr2.0-SUNRISE, whole genome shotgun sequence harbors:
- the LOC110908786 gene encoding transcription factor bHLH35 isoform X2 — translation MENYWDNIHQIDDYSWGGLEETFSGYYDSSSPDGTQSAAASKNIVSERNRRKKLNDRLFALRAVVPNISKMDKASIIKDAIDYIQTLHEQEQMIKLELDELESRKMEPETLDMCQETEVFMSMERSKRIRSDQVFDPSGSWMYPIEILELNVEYVGEKIVLVNLKCSKRRDTIVKLCEVFESLKLNIVTATISAFPERLLNTLFIQAEKEDIDTLKMQIETAISALNHPQPITM, via the exons ATGGAAAACTACTGGGACAACATCCACCAAATCGACGACTACAG TTGGGGCGGATTGGAGGAAACGTTCTCCGGTTATTATGATTCGAGCTCGCCTGATGGAACCCAGTCAGCCGCGGCTTCCAAAAACATTGTGTCCGAGAGGAACAGGCGGAAGAAGCTTAATGATCGCTTGTTTGCGCTACGCGCTGTCGTCCCTAATATTAGTAAG ATGGACAAGGCATCGATAATCAAGGATGCGATTGATTATATTCAAACATTGCATGAACAAGAGCAAATGATCAAATTGGAACTGGACGAACTGGAGTCGCGCAAAATGGAGCCAGAGACGTTGGATATGTGTCAAGAGACAGAAGTGTTTATGTCGATGGAGAGATCGAAGAGGATAAGGTCGGATCAAGTGTTTGATCCCAGTGGATCATGGATGTATCCGATTGAAATTCTGGAA CTGAATGTGGAATATGTTGGGGAGAAGATAGTGTTGGTTAATTTGAAATGTAGCAAAAGAAGAGACACAATTGTAAAGCTTTGTGAGGTGTTTGAATCTTTGAAGCTTAATATTGTTACTGCCACTATTTCTGCTTTTCCTGAAAGGCTTTTAAACACTCTCTTTATTCAG GCTGAGAAGGAAGACATTGATACTTTGAAGATGCAAATAGAAACAGCCATTTCCGCCTTAAATCATCCACAACCAATCACCATGTAA
- the LOC110908786 gene encoding transcription factor bHLH35 isoform X1, producing MENYWDNIHQIDDYSWGGLEETFSGYYDSSSPDGTQSAAASKNIVSERNRRKKLNDRLFALRAVVPNISKMDKASIIKDAIDYIQTLHEQEQMIKLELDELESRKMEPETLDMCQETEVFMSMERSKRIRSDQVFDPSGSWMYPIEILELNVEYVGEKIVLVNLKCSKRRDTIVKLCEVFESLKLNIVTATISAFPERLLNTLFIQVKGQYGWRRFVLDIRRGFTDYPTVMPSGG from the exons ATGGAAAACTACTGGGACAACATCCACCAAATCGACGACTACAG TTGGGGCGGATTGGAGGAAACGTTCTCCGGTTATTATGATTCGAGCTCGCCTGATGGAACCCAGTCAGCCGCGGCTTCCAAAAACATTGTGTCCGAGAGGAACAGGCGGAAGAAGCTTAATGATCGCTTGTTTGCGCTACGCGCTGTCGTCCCTAATATTAGTAAG ATGGACAAGGCATCGATAATCAAGGATGCGATTGATTATATTCAAACATTGCATGAACAAGAGCAAATGATCAAATTGGAACTGGACGAACTGGAGTCGCGCAAAATGGAGCCAGAGACGTTGGATATGTGTCAAGAGACAGAAGTGTTTATGTCGATGGAGAGATCGAAGAGGATAAGGTCGGATCAAGTGTTTGATCCCAGTGGATCATGGATGTATCCGATTGAAATTCTGGAA CTGAATGTGGAATATGTTGGGGAGAAGATAGTGTTGGTTAATTTGAAATGTAGCAAAAGAAGAGACACAATTGTAAAGCTTTGTGAGGTGTTTGAATCTTTGAAGCTTAATATTGTTACTGCCACTATTTCTGCTTTTCCTGAAAGGCTTTTAAACACTCTCTTTATTCAG gtgaagggccaatacgggtggcgccggttcgtcttggatattaggcgaggttttaccgattatccCACCGTCATGCCTTCGGGCGGGTAG